Within Citrus sinensis cultivar Valencia sweet orange chromosome 1, DVS_A1.0, whole genome shotgun sequence, the genomic segment ttagcattaaattatcaatcgctataataaaatataagtaattGAAATGTACCTTAAACCACTTCCACCTCTCATCAGTGCAATTCTCTGGTACGGGATCTGGCACCCTTAGTAAAATATCGTGTAGCCGTAATACTCTATTTAACACTGAATTGAAGTATCTACTAACAGTCTCACTAGATCTAAATACCCTACTGCCAATTGTGCGATTCTTAACATGATGAGACAAAGTGTATAGGAACATGCAAACTTGCGCTTCAACAGCCAATGAACCACTAGCCTTTAGTCCCCTCGATCGAAATAGCTCACATAGTAGGCCAAATGTCCTTCTATCAATTCTTAGTTGATTTACACATTGAATGTCACTATTGCCTATAATGCTATCTAAGTATTGTAGTCGAGTAACATGGAATTGGAATGTACGACTAtgaatcatttttctttcgtTATGCCTTCGGATCAacattattaacaaaaaacaCATCACAATGAACATGAACCTCAATTTCATTTGCCACatgatgaaagaaaattttcttccCATGTCCATATCTAACACAACCAGTAaaatgagggaaaaaaaatcagctaGTGGACCATTTGATAAATTTCCATAAAGTTAGATTAGATTTCCATATAAGGGCTATATTTCAACACT encodes:
- the LOC102628626 gene encoding uncharacterized protein LOC102628626 isoform X1; the encoded protein is MDMGRKFSFIMWQMKLRFMFIVMCFLLIMLIRRHNERKMIHSRTFQFHVTRLQYLDSIIGNSDIQCVNQLRIDRRTFGLLCELFRSRGLKASGSLAVEAQVCMFLYTLSHHVKNRTIGSRVFRSSETVSRYFNSVLNRVLRLHDILLRVPDPVPENCTDERWKWFKNCLGALDGTYIRVRVPENDKPRYRTRKGEIATNVLGVCSRDMKFIFVMPGWEGSASNSRILRDALNKPTGLKVPARMESGGPSHTTGNKTGSRRAWTKDAEEAILNILDAVVANGG
- the LOC102628626 gene encoding uncharacterized protein LOC102628626 isoform X3, with translation MDMGRKFSFIMWQMKLRFMFIVMCFLLIMLIRRHNERKMIHSRTFQFHVTRLQYLDSIIGNSDIQCVNQLRIDRRTFGLLCELFRSRGLKASGSLAVEAQVCMFLYTLSHHVKNRTIGSRVFRSSETVSRYFNSVLNRVLRLHDILLRVPDPVPENCTDERWKWFKNCLGALDGTYIRVRVPENDKPRYRTRKGEIATNVLGVCSRDMKFIFVMPGWEGSASNSRILRDALNKPTGLKVPARERDIIYRNREMGVLLAIKKNSLI
- the LOC102628626 gene encoding uncharacterized protein LOC102628626 isoform X4, encoding MDMGRKFSFIMWQMKLRFMFIVMCFLLIMLIRRHNERKMIHSRTFQFHVTRLQYLDSIIGNSDIQCVNQLRIDRRTFGLLCELFRSRGLKASGSLAVEAQVCMFLYTLSHHVKNRTIGSRVFRSSETVSRYFNSVLNRVLRLHDILLRVPDPVPENCTDERWKWFKNCLGALDGTYIRVRVPENDKPRYRTRKGMESGGPSHTTGNKTGSRRAWTKDAEEAILNILDAVVANGG
- the LOC102628626 gene encoding uncharacterized protein LOC102628626 isoform X5 yields the protein MDMGRKFSFIMWQMKLRFMFIVMCFLLIMLIRRHNERKMIHSRTFQFHVTRLQYLDSIIGNSDIQCVNQLRIDRRTFGLLCELFRSRGLKASGSLAVEAQVCMFLYTLSHHVKNRTIGSRVFRSSETVSRYFNSVLNRVLRLHDILLRVPDPVPENCTDERWKWFKNCLGALDGTYIRVRVPENDKPRYRTRKGEIATNVLGEWKVEDQAILLEIRQDQDEHGQKTQKRQY
- the LOC102628626 gene encoding uncharacterized protein LOC102628626 isoform X2, whose amino-acid sequence is MDMGRKFSFIMWQMKLRFMFIVMCFLLIMLIRRHNERKMIHSRTFQFHVTRLQYLDSIIGNSDIQCVNQLRIDRRTFGLLCELFRSRGLKASGSLAVEAQVCMFLYTLSHHVKNRTIGSRVFRSSETVSRYFNSVLNRVLRLHDILLRVPDPVPENCTDERWKWFKNCLGALDGTYIRVRVPENDKPRYRTRKGEIATNVLGVCSRDMKFIFVMPGWEGSASNSRILRDALNKPTGLKVPASYYYLVDAGCTNVEGFFAPYRGTRYHLSE